The following proteins are encoded in a genomic region of Triticum dicoccoides isolate Atlit2015 ecotype Zavitan chromosome 1B, WEW_v2.0, whole genome shotgun sequence:
- the LOC119306350 gene encoding VAN3-binding protein-like: MAMERGWKAGSAFRFDVVEEEDEAAAAIPPPQTPLEPMEYLSRSWSVSASEISKILVGGKKSCFNRLPLQEMGIPEASAVLATTAVVPSYRHHTDARRSSISGIGHHQSIGKWFHHKDASRSRQSSKEKLRADRAHVHAMVSVVRVAAAVAAVAAASTSSDTQASKMAAAMAPATELLASHCVEAARLAGASHEQVASAVQSAVGVRTAGDLTTLTAAAATALRGAATMKQRVQREAARSNASVLPYEKGHSWSPDVWCKEGELLKRTRKGDLHRTKVSIYINRRSQVMLKLKSKHIRGALSKNNKSVVYGVYSELPTWVIEPGKAFMDEKCCFGLSTAQGIVEFECQDGTSKQNWVDDVQNLLRQVAADDRVADKLESVVKMG, encoded by the exons aTGGCCATGGAGAGGGGCTGGAAGGCCGGCAGCGCGTTTCGGTTTGAtgtggtcgaggaggaggacgaggcggcggcggcgataccGCCGCCGCAGACGCCGCTCGAGCCCATGGAGTACCTGTCGAGGTCCTGGAGCGTGTCCGCGTCGGAGATATCCAAGATCCTCGTCGGAGGCAAGAAGAGCTGCTTCAACAGGCTGCCGCTGCAGGAGATGGGCATACCGGAGGCCTCCGCCGTGCTCGCCACCACGGCCGTCGTTCCGAGCTATCGACACCAC ACAGATGCAAGGCGGAGTTCCATCAGCGGGATCGGACACCACCAGTCCATCGGCAAATGGTTCCACCACAAGGACGCGAGCCGGTCGAGGCAGAGCAGCAAGGAGAAGCTGCGCGCCGACAGGGCCCACGTGCACGCCATGGTGTCGGTGGTCCGCGTCGCGGCCGCGGTGGCCGCCGTCGCGGCTGCGTCCACCAGCTCCGACACCCAGGCCTCCAAGATGGCCGCGGCCATGGCGCCGGCCACGGAGCTGCTGGCCTCGCACTGCGTGGAGGCGGCTCGGCTTGCCGGGGCGAGCCACGAGCAGGTGGCCTCCGCCGTCCAGTCCGCGGTCGGCGTCAGGACCGCCGGCGATCTGACGACGCTCACAGCGGCAGCGGCAACCG CGCTGCGAGGAGCTGCGACGATGAAGCAGAGGGTGCAGCGGGAGGCGGCGAGAAGCAACGCGAGCGTTCTTCCTTACGAGAAGGGCCATTCGTGGAGCCCTGATGTCTGGTGCAAGGAGGGGGAGCTGCTGAAACGCACAAGAAAAG GGGATTTACACAGGACAAAAGTATCTATCTACATCAACAGGAGGTCTCAG GTCATGCTGAAGCTGAAAAGCAAGCACATTAGAGGTGCACTGTCCAAGAACAACAAGA GCGTGGTTTACGGCGTATACAGCGAGCTTCCGACGTGGGTGATTGAGCCAGGGAAGGCCTTCATGGATGAGAAATGCTGTTTCGGCCTGAGCACGGCGCAAGGTATCGTAGAATTCGAGTGTCAGGACGGCACGAGTAAGCAGAACTGGGTCGACGATGTGCAGAACCTGCTTCGACAAGTTGCGGCAGATGATCGTGTGGCAGATAAGCTGGAGTCGGTAGTGAAAATGGGTTGA